The Haloplanus salinarum genome includes a region encoding these proteins:
- a CDS encoding M20 family metallopeptidase: MSHQHSRTDDELTALIGELVSLETENPPGHEKRVAEFVHEWLTDRGIDATFVHEPYADRPQVVARVGDGEPTVVLNGHIDVVPAGDRDEWTHPPYAAEIDDGRLYGRGSADMKTGVAVGMMALADLGAEIGTDDLSGSIVFHAAIGEETGEPGTKTLLERGYGGDYGVVLEPTGMRTATSEKGLAWYEITVAGDPSHASRPEQGDNAITNARPVLDALESYDAEIADREDELVGQAHATVTKIEAGTKENVVPEDAVITIDRRFLPSESADAIDDEVDALLADVEADHGIETSWERTRTYESAAIDVDSDLADVFREQSAEHADISPDPWGVKGSTDVRNFVNDADIEAITWGPGELGQAHTYDESVDPAEAAVGLRTLKASVRELLE; encoded by the coding sequence ATGTCACACCAACACTCGCGGACCGACGACGAACTGACCGCCCTCATCGGCGAACTGGTCTCGCTGGAGACGGAGAACCCACCCGGACACGAGAAGCGAGTCGCGGAGTTCGTTCACGAGTGGCTGACCGATCGTGGTATCGACGCCACGTTCGTTCACGAACCGTACGCGGACCGCCCGCAGGTCGTCGCCCGGGTCGGCGACGGTGAGCCGACCGTCGTCCTCAATGGCCACATCGACGTCGTTCCGGCCGGTGATCGTGACGAGTGGACCCACCCGCCCTACGCCGCCGAGATCGACGACGGACGGCTCTACGGGCGCGGTAGCGCCGACATGAAAACCGGCGTCGCGGTCGGAATGATGGCCCTCGCCGATCTCGGGGCTGAGATCGGCACCGATGACCTCTCCGGATCGATCGTCTTCCACGCGGCGATCGGGGAGGAGACGGGTGAACCCGGCACGAAGACGCTCCTCGAACGGGGGTACGGTGGCGACTACGGCGTCGTGCTCGAACCGACGGGGATGCGGACCGCGACCAGCGAGAAGGGACTCGCGTGGTACGAGATCACGGTCGCGGGCGACCCCTCGCACGCCAGTCGACCCGAGCAGGGCGACAACGCGATCACGAACGCTCGGCCGGTGCTCGACGCGCTGGAGTCCTACGACGCCGAGATTGCCGACCGCGAGGACGAACTCGTCGGGCAGGCCCACGCGACGGTCACGAAGATCGAAGCCGGGACGAAAGAGAACGTCGTGCCGGAGGACGCCGTTATCACCATCGACCGTCGGTTCCTCCCCTCGGAGTCGGCCGACGCTATCGACGACGAGGTCGACGCGCTGCTCGCGGACGTCGAGGCCGACCACGGGATCGAGACGTCGTGGGAACGCACCCGGACCTACGAGTCGGCGGCGATCGACGTCGACAGCGATCTCGCGGACGTGTTCCGGGAGCAGTCGGCCGAACACGCCGACATCTCCCCCGATCCCTGGGGTGTGAAGGGCTCGACCGACGTTCGGAACTTCGTCAACGACGCCGACATCGAGGCGATCACGTGGGGGCCGGGGGAGCTCGGTCAGGCCCACACCTACGACGAGAGCGTCGATCCGGCCGAGGCCGCGGTCGGCCTCCGAACGCTGAAGGCGTCGGTCCGGGAGCTTCTGGAGTGA
- a CDS encoding ArgE/DapE family deacylase encodes MTGTVDRREIYDAVDERVDEMVEFLCDFLAIETENPPGRGYRAGAAFLVEAMDERGYDVETVTVPEAVVADHYPERTDHDRVNVLGRKTAERPGPDVHFTGHFDVVPAGEDWGYDPYDPIVEDGRVYGRGASDMKSGIVASLFAVDALEAAGVVPRGSITQSMTVDEETGGFTGLAYLVDEGYVHETNTDYCVYTECFDASRVCLGHRGVLKFHVTAHGEKAHGCMSHDGTNAITAMQALLARVDEYESELHDRTTELPVTPPQSRRADVSATMIDAGYSENVVPDRCRATFYRVLVPDETVEEARAEIEGLLADAGAATGVTFGYDEIMVAEPTSASRDCTVARTYAREIGAFYDDPEFVVSPGSDDQRFVINDAGIEECIVYGPGLLEQAHVDDEYVPIDALVTATKVMAASTADLLIEGGLPASRAD; translated from the coding sequence GTGACCGGGACGGTCGACAGGCGGGAGATCTACGACGCGGTCGACGAGCGCGTCGACGAGATGGTCGAGTTCCTGTGTGACTTCCTCGCCATCGAGACCGAGAACCCGCCGGGTCGGGGGTATCGGGCGGGTGCCGCCTTTCTCGTCGAGGCGATGGACGAACGCGGATACGACGTCGAGACGGTGACGGTCCCGGAGGCGGTCGTCGCCGACCACTACCCGGAGCGAACCGACCACGACCGGGTCAACGTCCTCGGACGGAAGACGGCCGAGCGGCCGGGGCCGGACGTCCACTTCACCGGCCACTTCGACGTGGTGCCCGCGGGCGAGGACTGGGGTTACGACCCCTACGATCCGATCGTCGAGGACGGCCGCGTCTACGGCCGGGGGGCGAGCGACATGAAGTCGGGTATCGTGGCCAGCCTCTTCGCCGTCGACGCCCTCGAAGCGGCCGGCGTCGTCCCCCGCGGGTCGATCACCCAGAGCATGACCGTCGACGAGGAAACGGGCGGGTTCACCGGCCTCGCGTACCTCGTCGACGAGGGCTACGTCCACGAGACGAACACCGACTACTGTGTCTACACGGAGTGTTTCGACGCCTCACGTGTCTGTCTCGGTCACCGTGGCGTCCTGAAGTTTCACGTCACGGCACACGGCGAGAAGGCCCACGGCTGTATGTCACACGACGGGACCAACGCGATCACGGCGATGCAGGCGCTTCTCGCCCGTGTCGACGAGTACGAGAGCGAACTCCACGACCGGACGACGGAGCTCCCGGTCACGCCGCCGCAGTCGAGGCGTGCGGACGTCTCGGCGACGATGATCGACGCCGGCTACTCCGAGAACGTCGTCCCCGACCGGTGTCGGGCGACGTTCTACCGCGTGCTCGTGCCGGACGAGACCGTCGAGGAGGCGCGGGCGGAGATCGAGGGGCTACTCGCGGACGCCGGGGCGGCGACCGGCGTCACGTTCGGGTACGACGAGATCATGGTCGCCGAGCCGACCAGCGCGTCACGGGACTGTACGGTCGCCCGAACGTACGCGCGGGAGATCGGTGCGTTCTACGACGACCCCGAGTTCGTCGTCTCCCCCGGGTCCGACGACCAGCGGTTCGTGATCAACGACGCGGGCATCGAGGAGTGTATCGTCTACGGTCCGGGTCTCTTGGAACAGGCCCACGTCGACGACGAATACGTTCCGATCGACGCGCTGGTGACCGCCACGAAGGTGATGGCGGCTTCGACTGCCGACCTGCTGATCGAGGGCGGCCTCCCGGCCTCCCGGGCCGACTGA